The following is a genomic window from Candidatus Vondammii sp. HM_W22.
TTCTCAGTCGGCTCTTTCTGTTTGATCGCCTCGATACTAATACCGGATTCCGCCAGCATGCCGGCAATCGTCGCCATCACTCCTGATTTATCAGCTACCTGAAGGCGCAGATAATAGGCCGTCTCAATCTCATCTATGCTGAGTATCGGAATATCGGAGAGTTCATTGGGTTGAAATGCCAGATGAGGTACCCGGTTCTCCGGATCTGTGGTCAAGGCACGCACCACATCCACCGCGTCGGCCACTACGGCAGAAGCCGTGGGCTCTGCACCCGCCCCTGCACCGTAATAGAGTGTTGGCCCTACGGCATCACCCATCACCAGCACCGCATTCATCACACCATCGACATTAGCAATCAATCGACGCTCCGGTATCAAGGTTGGATGCACCCGCATCTCCACACCGTTCCCATTCCTGCGGGCAATCCCCAGATGCTTGATACGGTAGCCAAATTCACCGGCATAAGCGACATCCTGCTGGCCTATTTTGCTAATACCTTCGGTATAAGTCTTATCGAACTGCAATGGAATACCGAAAGCAATGGCGCCGATAATGGTCAGTTTATGAGCAGCATCTATCCCTTCAACGTCAAAGGTAGGATCAGCCTCTGCGTAACCCAGGGCTTGAGCTTCAGCCAGCACATCATCAAAGTCGCGTCCCTTATCCTGCATTTCACTCAGAATAAAGTTGCCTGTGCCATTGATAATACCGACAGCCCATTCAATACGGTTGGCCGCCAGACCTTCGCGCATCGCCTTGATGATGGGAATTCCCCCAGCCACAGCAGCTTCAAAAGCAACAGTCACACCTTTCGCCTGAGCTGCAGCAAAAATTTCATTTCCGTGCAGCGCAATCAGCGCCTTGTTGGCGGTAATCACATGCTTGCCGTTTTCGATCGCCTGGAGCACCAGTTCCTTGGCTGGAGAGTAGCCACCGATCAACTCGATAACGATCTCCACTTCCGGGTTGTTGACCACATCAAAAGCATCATCTGTGATCTCAATCTGATCCAGTCCGGTGATTGAGTCAGCATCATAATCCCGTGCGGCAGCATGGGTAATACGAATACCCCGCCCAGCGCGGCGCGCAATCTCTTCCGCATTCCGTGTTAACACGTTCACGGTACCACCACCCACTGTACCCAATCCCAGAAGACCTACTTTGACTGCGTCCAAACTTCTTCTCCCTTCAACCTAAATGTAGTATTTCAAAAAAGGTGAACTCTCTACCTGCTAAAATCGGATGACCCGGCAACCCTTGAAGAGCCACCGTCATTTCTGATGCTGACTAATCCTTATCGGCATCGGCCCTGAACATATCCCGGATACCGCGTACCGCCTGCCGGGTCCTTTGCTCGTTTTCAATCAGACTGAAACGCACATAATCATCGCCATGAGCACCAAAGCCAATACCGGGAGAGACTGCAACCTTAGCATCCTTGAGCAGTTTCTTTGAGAATTCCAGAGAACCCATTTCCCGATACTGTTGGGGAATCTGTGCCCAGACAAACATCGTCGCTTTGGGTTTCTCCACCTGCCAGCCAGCAGCATAGAGCCCATCGCAAAGCACATCACGGCGTAGCAGGTACATGTCTCTGATCTCTTTGACACACTCCTGAGGACCTTCGAGTGCTGCAATGGCGGCTACCTGAATCGGAGTAAACATACCATAGTCCAGATATGACTTGATCCTGGCCAGAGCAGCAACCAGAGTCTGGTTGCCACACATAAACCCAACGCGCCAGCCGGGCATATTATAACTCTTGGAGAGCGAGAAGAACTCCACCGCAATCTCATCTGCCCCGGGGACCTGCATAATGGATGGCGCCACGTAATCATCGAAAACGATATCTGCGTAAGCAATATCGTGAATTACCCAGATATTGTTTTTCTTGGCGATGGCAACCACCTTCTCGAAAAACTCCAAATCCACACACTGGGTAGTTGGGTTACCGGGAAAATTCAGGACCAGCATCTTGGGTCGGGGCCAGGAGTCTTCAATCGCCTCCTCCAGCTTACTGAAAAAATCCACACCCGGGACAAGCGGCACGTGACGAATATCCGCACCGGCAATGACAAACCCATAGGGATGGATAGGATAAGCCGGATTAGGAACCAATACCGAATCACCTGGGCCAAGACAGGCCAAAGCCAAGTGGGCCAAACCCTCTTTGGAACCAATGGTCACTATCGCCTGGGTTTCCGGATCCAGCTCCACATCAAAACGGGTTTTGTACCAGTTGCAAATCGCACGCCGCAGACGGGGAACACCTCGGGACATGGAGTAGCGATGGGTATCCTTACGCTGGGAGGCCTCTACCAGTTTTTGCACAATGTGGTCAGGGGTCGGCTGATCGGGATTCCCCATGCCGAAATCGATAATGTCTTCACCCCGTGCTCGCGCTGCCGCTTTCAATTCATTAACGATATTGAAAACATAGGGTGGCAAGCGCTTGATTCTACGGAATTCTTCCATTTCTAGCGTGGACACGGGAACCTCTCTTCTAATCTATTTAAATGTTATGTGAAAAACGATTAGGCTAACTGAGCGGAGTCTAAAATGTCAATAAAATTAAATGGATAGTATGGGATTTTGCAGAGTTTAAATAACATTCTATATTCTCGAAATTACCGCGCATATTTTTATGGGTATGGAGAGTCCACCGATATATTAAGAATTTGTCGAAATTTTGCATCCACCCAAGAGTGCCTGCTATCTTTACTCCCATGAAATTCGCTCTTGCTGACGAAACCAACGGCTATACCATCCAATCATATTCTGATGAGTCGGTAGTCATCGACAATGCCATCTATCGTTCAAATCTGGTCATACTCACAAACCGATTGCTGCCCGGGTGGCGACCAAACTCGTTTCAGGATCTGGAAGTGGGAGATTTTGAAAAGCTGGTTGAATTAAAACCTGATCTGGTAATTCTGGGTACCGGCAAGCAACAGCAGTTTCCTCTACCGAAACTCTACCAATCACTGGTTATCGCTGGAATCGGGTTGGAAATCATGACCACGCCCGCGGCCTGCCGAACCTACAACATCCTGGTATCGGAAGGCCGTATGGTTGCTACAGCTCTGATATTAAAGTAGAAACTCTGATCTTTCACAGCGAAGGAGATAGATGGAACCGCCCCGTTTACTCTTCCAACACCTTCACATCGGAATCTGGATACTCCTCTCGGCAACTTATGCAATGCAGCCTAGTGGAGAATATCGGACTCCATAAGGATCAACACCAGCACCGTGACCATAGTCGGCAGAATACCAACACCGCCAACAATGGCATAAACCGCCACTTCCATCATACTAGGTAGGTATACCCAACCCAGCGAGTCCTGAAACCGTGGGTAACATCAGGATCATGTAGATGAAAATGCAGCTCCGTTTTGCACAGATTTGCCAATGGCACATGACATACCAGCTATCCTGCTCTTTTGAGCGTCTTGCACGCCACAAAGTGTAGGTCAGGGAGACGAGAGAGACAATTCAGAAACAAGGCTAAAAGCTGCCAAAAAGTGCGACACCATCGCCTGACTGAAGCTCAGGAGAAAAAAGTCATCGAAACGATTCGGGATCAATACAAATCCGGCTTTGCGCTCTGGACTCGAGGTTTCCAACCAGTTTCGGGGAATTAGCATCCCTGTGCGGACTATGTGCGACTACCTATAAGTGCAGGGGTTTTACACTTCAAAAACCAGTAAAGCAAGCCTGGGAGAAAATCCCGGCAAAAATAGATGTCTGGTTGAAAGATGAGTACCCAAGCATTAAGGAGCGGGCTAAAAAAGAGGGCTCTTCCCACAATCAAGAGGGTAAGTATCACCTAACCACTCCCTCAGGATAAAGATTCAGCCCCCCAAGGTGGAAGTAGATTGCACTGGCAAACCGCTTCTTGTTGCGGAAACCGCTGCTACGCACCTTGATCATCAGGACCGACTTGAACTCCTTGAGCAACTGGGAGACCCGCTGCCAAAGCTGGAAAGGACCGTAGACTGGGAGGTTTTTCGAGTATTGCTGGGCTCAGTTTATAAAAACAGTGATCCCGGTAAAGGTGAGCGCCCACCTTACGATGCGGTACTGATGTTCAAGGTGTTGGTCCTACAGCATTTGTTCAATCTGTCCGGTGATCAAGCAGAGTTCCAAATTCGGGAACGCTATAGCTTTTGTCGTTTTCCTGGGCTGAGCCCGGAAGGTAAGGTATCCGATACTAAAACAGTTTGGGTATATCGTGAGCGCCAGAAAGAACGGGGCCTTGTTGATAAACTCTTTTCAGAGCTGTTGATCCAGATTGATGCAGCAGGCTTTAGTGCTCGCAAAGAACAGATTGTAGATGCCACTATCGTCCCAGTACCCAGGCAACGTAATACGCGAGAGGAAAATAGGCAAATCTTAAAGATGGGGGCAGCACTGAGGCATGGGGTGATAGCAAACGCCGCCAGAAGAATGTTGAAGCCCACTGGACCATGAAGCATGGTAAAACCCACTATGGGTACAAAAACCACATCAGCATAGACCGGAAGCATAAGGTCATTCGCAAGTATACCATCACATCGGCTGAAGTTCACGATAGCGAGGCCTTCGAAGAACTGCTGGATGAGAACAACAATAATAGCAGTGTCTGGGCCGATTCTGCTTACCGCAATCAGATTCATCGCAAGTCAACACTTAAACGCCCCTCGAATGAACGGGAGCAAGAGGCAAACCGAAAACAATCAAGAGTTCGGGCTCGAGTTGAGCACGTGTTTGCCCAGCAGGCCAATCGACTGGTGCGTAGCATCGGGCAAGTCCGGGCCGACGTGAAGATATCGGCCCTCCAAATTTGCTAGAGACTACTGGCCTTTGCCGGTTTTTTTAGCGGTTCCCTACACTATATGGGCGCTGTATACCTTCAATAGGTGTTTGAAATCTACCTGTATAACCGCAGGATAATAGCAACTCAGTGAGTCATTTCTCTGTTACTCCTCACTGCCTTTTTCCGGTTTCTCCAACGCTTCAGCCTCCTGACGCTTCTTCTCCTGGCTCCTGGCATAGAGGTAGACAATCAAATTCTTCGAGCCGAACATGATGGTGATAAAAACCAAGCCTATCAAAAAACCCAGCCAGGGCTTATCTTTCAATATGGTAATAAACCAGAGCGTACCACCCATTGATAACCTGCCATTCTCTCTTGAACCCAATATTTTTCAGAATATCCGCATAGACCCGGGTGGTTCTACGACAATTGTCAATATCACGATAATTGTTAATGTCACCCTGAGTAGAATTCAGGCATACTGCACCGGCATAACCGCCCAGCGGCCATTCACCACAGTCAGGTAACCCTATGGATCGGAAACTTTTTCTTGGAATTCTCGGCACCACACTAATGGCCTTGGCTGGTGCC
Proteins encoded in this region:
- a CDS encoding homoserine dehydrogenase: MDAVKVGLLGLGTVGGGTVNVLTRNAEEIARRAGRGIRITHAAARDYDADSITGLDQIEITDDAFDVVNNPEVEIVIELIGGYSPAKELVLQAIENGKHVITANKALIALHGNEIFAAAQAKGVTVAFEAAVAGGIPIIKAMREGLAANRIEWAVGIINGTGNFILSEMQDKGRDFDDVLAEAQALGYAEADPTFDVEGIDAAHKLTIIGAIAFGIPLQFDKTYTEGISKIGQQDVAYAGEFGYRIKHLGIARRNGNGVEMRVHPTLIPERRLIANVDGVMNAVLVMGDAVGPTLYYGAGAGAEPTASAVVADAVDVVRALTTDPENRVPHLAFQPNELSDIPILSIDEIETAYYLRLQVADKSGVMATIAGMLAESGISIEAIKQKEPTEKGASVSLVLLTHRVLERQMNQAIEQIESLESVEGEVTRIRIEQLES
- the alaC gene encoding alanine transaminase is translated as MEEFRRIKRLPPYVFNIVNELKAAARARGEDIIDFGMGNPDQPTPDHIVQKLVEASQRKDTHRYSMSRGVPRLRRAICNWYKTRFDVELDPETQAIVTIGSKEGLAHLALACLGPGDSVLVPNPAYPIHPYGFVIAGADIRHVPLVPGVDFFSKLEEAIEDSWPRPKMLVLNFPGNPTTQCVDLEFFEKVVAIAKKNNIWVIHDIAYADIVFDDYVAPSIMQVPGADEIAVEFFSLSKSYNMPGWRVGFMCGNQTLVAALARIKSYLDYGMFTPIQVAAIAALEGPQECVKEIRDMYLLRRDVLCDGLYAAGWQVEKPKATMFVWAQIPQQYREMGSLEFSKKLLKDAKVAVSPGIGFGAHGDDYVRFSLIENEQRTRQAVRGIRDMFRADADKD
- a CDS encoding Mth938-like domain-containing protein → MKFALADETNGYTIQSYSDESVVIDNAIYRSNLVILTNRLLPGWRPNSFQDLEVGDFEKLVELKPDLVILGTGKQQQFPLPKLYQSLVIAGIGLEIMTTPAACRTYNILVSEGRMVATALILK
- a CDS encoding transposase; this translates as MFKVLVLQHLFNLSGDQAEFQIRERYSFCRFPGLSPEGKVSDTKTVWVYRERQKERGLVDKLFSELLIQIDAAGFSARKEQIVDATIVPVPRQRNTREENRQILKMGAALRHGVIANAARRMLKPTGP
- a CDS encoding transposase, which translates into the protein MKHGKTHYGYKNHISIDRKHKVIRKYTITSAEVHDSEAFEELLDENNNNSSVWADSAYRNQIHRKSTLKRPSNEREQEANRKQSRVRARVEHVFAQQANRLVRSIGQVRADVKISALQIC